The proteins below come from a single Cylindrospermopsis raciborskii Cr2010 genomic window:
- a CDS encoding extracellular solute-binding protein, translating to MDTLKQWLTNPSKQDGYDLVEVDTLLLGDLVKANVVKTWNKPENIKDWYPAGLQGVTVNGDIYGVPHLLCGHFIISRNDKVAKTKSVEKLLNILTAITPDTPNLAGDLTGSWNLPALYLDGWADTYGTKQINAALSTTLNPKVITSFRKFAQNCQVGDVNPCFDKYSDLDSGAAAFVNNEVDAFFGYSERLNYILKNSSNSDVQLSSLPLSEGSNPLLFADALVLRKDCDQTCENADAYPNSGFAEIRKTLKKAILQELQSSS from the coding sequence ATAGACACTTTAAAACAATGGTTAACCAACCCTAGCAAACAAGATGGTTATGATCTCGTTGAAGTAGATACATTATTATTAGGTGATTTAGTCAAAGCAAATGTAGTCAAAACATGGAATAAACCTGAAAATATCAAAGATTGGTATCCTGCAGGTTTACAAGGAGTCACAGTCAATGGTGATATATATGGTGTTCCCCATTTATTATGTGGACATTTTATTATTTCTCGGAATGACAAAGTAGCTAAAACCAAATCCGTAGAAAAATTGTTGAATATCTTAACAGCAATAACTCCGGATACACCTAATTTAGCAGGAGATTTAACAGGTAGTTGGAACTTACCAGCTCTGTATTTAGATGGGTGGGCGGATACCTATGGAACAAAACAAATTAATGCTGCTTTATCCACCACTTTAAATCCAAAGGTGATCACATCTTTCAGAAAATTTGCTCAAAATTGTCAAGTGGGAGATGTTAACCCCTGCTTTGATAAATATAGCGATTTAGATAGTGGTGCAGCAGCATTTGTTAATAATGAAGTTGATGCTTTTTTTGGTTATTCAGAAAGACTCAATTATATTCTGAAAAATAGCAGCAATTCTGATGTACAATTAAGTTCTCTACCCTTATCTGAAGGCAGTAATCCTTTATTATTTGCTGATGCTTTGGTGTTGCGAAAAGACTGTGATCAGACTTGTGAAAATGCTGATGCTTATCCTAATTCTGGGTTTGCTGAAATTCGTAAAACTTTGAAAAAGGCAATTCTTCAAGAGTTGCAATCATCGTCATAA
- a CDS encoding DUF456 domain-containing protein — protein sequence MQVIYLLLVAVMFLGIIGAVVPAIPGSSLILISIIIWGIVSNSFAAIKIPLIVTIIVLLLSTGVDFLAGYIGAKQAGASKWGQIGAFVGLLMGFFGLLPALPFGGPLLGILFGPLLGAIVGEFLYQRRLWPAVKAGIGITVGTLVGNLIQGVLAISAVIVFLLTTWSQVY from the coding sequence ATGCAAGTTATCTATCTACTCTTAGTTGCTGTAATGTTCCTGGGAATTATTGGTGCTGTAGTTCCAGCTATCCCTGGAAGTAGTTTGATTTTAATATCTATTATCATCTGGGGAATTGTGAGTAACTCCTTTGCTGCTATTAAAATTCCTCTGATTGTGACAATCATTGTTTTACTTCTAAGTACAGGAGTTGATTTCCTTGCTGGTTATATTGGTGCGAAACAAGCGGGTGCTAGTAAGTGGGGACAAATTGGCGCATTTGTGGGTTTATTAATGGGATTTTTCGGATTATTACCTGCTTTACCTTTTGGTGGACCATTACTAGGTATTCTATTTGGACCTCTATTAGGAGCAATTGTGGGTGAGTTTCTTTACCAAAGAAGATTATGGCCTGCGGTGAAAGCTGGTATTGGAATCACTGTGGGAACGCTCGTGGGAAACTTGATTCAAGGTGTCCTAGCCATCAGCGCAGTCATAGTATTTTTATTGACAACTTGGTCCCAAGTATACTGA
- a CDS encoding Uma2 family endonuclease encodes MVATTAKKMTFEEFLNYDDGTDYLYELENGEIILMPFESEINRRIAVFLLIYFSQLGIPYYRLSMKTEIAVNSRMVGVRVPDLVVFSEELAQVMQNATRSLILMDMPPPLLVVEVVSPNQEKRDYRYKRSEYAARGINEYWIVDPMGQKVTVLEWVEGLYEERVFMDDEVICSPLFAEVKLTVNEILR; translated from the coding sequence ATGGTAGCTACTACTGCTAAAAAGATGACTTTTGAAGAATTTCTTAATTATGATGATGGGACAGATTATTTATATGAATTGGAAAATGGGGAAATAATTCTTATGCCTTTTGAAAGTGAAATCAATCGGCGCATAGCGGTGTTTTTATTAATCTATTTTTCTCAATTAGGTATTCCCTATTACCGCTTGAGTATGAAAACGGAAATAGCGGTAAATAGTCGCATGGTGGGGGTGCGTGTTCCTGATTTGGTGGTATTTTCTGAAGAGTTGGCACAGGTGATGCAAAATGCTACACGCTCTCTAATTTTAATGGATATGCCACCCCCTTTATTGGTAGTTGAAGTGGTAAGTCCTAATCAAGAAAAGCGAGATTATCGTTACAAGCGTTCTGAGTATGCAGCGCGAGGTATTAATGAATATTGGATTGTTGATCCAATGGGGCAAAAAGTGACTGTTTTGGAGTGGGTGGAAGGTTTGTATGAGGAGCGGGTTTTTATGGATGATGAAGTGATTTGTTCCCCCTTATTTGCCGAGGTCAAGTTAACTGTAAATGAGATTTTAAGATGA
- a CDS encoding dihydrofolate reductase — protein sequence MTLISLIAAISQDRILADSKNEHIRGGIPWDIPSDGRYFKETTWRHPVIMGRKTYATFNHPLPNRTNIIVTKNTDYQAPGCVVFHSLGEAIKWTKMSETEEIFIAGGEQIYTQAMEFANKLYLTIVEGNFEGDIHFPEFSNFGKLTKEEKLEENGFKFKFIEIERQ from the coding sequence ATGACTCTTATTAGTCTCATAGCTGCCATTTCCCAAGATCGTATTTTAGCTGATTCCAAAAACGAACACATTCGCGGGGGTATTCCCTGGGATATTCCTAGTGATGGACGTTATTTTAAAGAAACTACCTGGCGACATCCTGTAATTATGGGTCGTAAAACCTATGCCACCTTCAATCATCCATTACCAAATCGTACTAATATTATTGTAACTAAAAACACTGACTATCAAGCGCCAGGATGTGTAGTTTTTCATTCTTTGGGGGAAGCAATTAAATGGACCAAAATGAGTGAAACAGAAGAGATATTTATTGCTGGTGGAGAACAAATTTATACCCAGGCTATGGAATTTGCGAACAAGCTATATTTGACCATTGTGGAAGGGAATTTTGAAGGTGATATACATTTTCCTGAATTTAGCAATTTTGGCAAATTAACCAAAGAAGAAAAATTAGAAGAAAATGGTTTTAAGTTTAAGTTTATAGAAATTGAACGTCAATAA
- a CDS encoding type I restriction endonuclease subunit R — protein sequence MIDTSEKNLENTIETSLLQNGYQRRTSRDYHPALSLITQDVLNFIQVTQPKEWQKFTTQYGEDADNKLLKRLAEVIKNRGTLEVLRKGIKANGCRFQLAYFQPNTRLNQETQKLYQANLFTVARQLHYSQKTPTKSLDLVLFLNGLPLFTAELKNPFKGQNVEHAIKQYRTNRDPKEPLFTLGVCLSHFAIDPDLVYMTTHLQGDKTHFLPFNQGNCGGAGNPPSTLSFSTAYLWEKTWQKNSVLDLIQNFITLVEGEDDKGRKTGKKKLIFPRYHQLDTVRHLLEDAKSQGPGKSYLIQHSAGSGKSNSIAWLAHGLSSLHNSQDQLVFDSIIVITDRRVLDRQLQRTIRQFEDTPGLVENIDKTSHQLKEALELGKKIIVTTLQKFPVIVDQIQSLTGKRFAVIVDEAHSSQTGESTKKLKSVLSVTSLEAAEAEESKEEEDLEDRIVAEAKKRGRIPNLSYFAFTATPKAKTLELFGTKQPDGSFAPFSLYSMRQAIEEGFILDVLENYTTYNTYFNLLKTIETDPNYDRKKAVSLLRNFVELHPHTINQKVAIIMEHFHEKVAHQIDGKAKAMIVTRSRLHAVRYKQELDEYIRQNGYPYQSLVAFTGTVKDGGEFTETNMNSRSSGIHIADNATAETFNQPSYHFLVVANKFQTGFDQPLLVAMYVDKKLSGVNAVQTLSRLNRTHPNKLGTIVLDFANEASEIKKAFEEYYDRTILSESTDPNQLYDLQSQLGDYGFYGQKEVDSFAEIYYGKQGTQDKLYTVLAPVVEQYKEATVEEQFNFRGQLQDFIRLYAFISQLLPIPDGELEKFYEFFRHLIRKLPIKTHTLPLEVQTNIELKSYRIQKTHKGKIELERGVRETRGNYSIGASKPSTENIEPLSKIIQEINQQFGTDFTDNERVFIKQLEDKLDESNPLKLSFKVNTPENIRLVFDNLTNDLMQDMIETNFNFYKQFSDDREFKNHLLELLFKRYVERINS from the coding sequence ATGATCGACACCTCAGAAAAAAACCTTGAAAACACCATCGAAACAAGCCTCCTGCAAAACGGTTACCAGCGCCGCACCTCCAGAGATTACCACCCCGCCCTCTCCCTCATCACCCAGGATGTGCTTAACTTCATCCAAGTCACCCAACCAAAAGAGTGGCAGAAATTTACAACCCAATATGGTGAGGACGCGGATAACAAACTCCTAAAACGCCTGGCCGAAGTCATCAAAAACCGAGGCACCTTAGAAGTCCTCCGCAAAGGTATCAAAGCCAATGGCTGCCGTTTTCAACTTGCCTACTTCCAACCCAATACCAGACTCAATCAAGAAACCCAAAAACTCTATCAGGCTAATTTATTTACTGTTGCCAGACAACTCCACTATAGCCAGAAAACGCCCACCAAAAGCCTGGATCTGGTCCTCTTCCTCAATGGACTACCCCTCTTCACCGCTGAGCTAAAAAACCCCTTTAAAGGTCAAAACGTGGAACATGCTATCAAACAGTACCGCACCAACCGGGATCCCAAAGAACCACTCTTTACCCTTGGCGTTTGTCTCTCCCACTTTGCCATAGACCCAGATCTGGTCTATATGACCACCCACCTTCAGGGTGATAAAACCCATTTCCTACCCTTCAACCAGGGGAACTGTGGAGGAGCGGGAAACCCACCCTCCACCCTTAGTTTCAGCACCGCTTACCTATGGGAAAAAACCTGGCAAAAAAATAGTGTCCTAGATCTCATCCAGAACTTTATCACTCTGGTTGAAGGAGAAGACGACAAGGGGAGGAAAACAGGGAAAAAGAAACTCATCTTCCCCCGCTATCACCAACTTGATACAGTGCGTCATTTGTTAGAGGATGCCAAATCCCAAGGCCCGGGAAAATCCTACCTCATCCAACACAGCGCCGGGAGTGGTAAAAGTAATTCCATTGCCTGGCTTGCTCACGGACTTTCTAGCCTCCATAACTCCCAAGATCAGCTGGTGTTTGATTCCATCATCGTCATTACCGATCGCCGGGTCTTGGATCGCCAATTACAACGAACCATCCGTCAGTTTGAAGACACTCCCGGATTGGTTGAGAATATTGACAAGACCTCCCACCAACTCAAAGAGGCCCTGGAATTAGGAAAAAAAATCATTGTCACCACCTTGCAAAAATTCCCAGTTATCGTTGACCAGATCCAGTCCCTCACGGGGAAGCGATTTGCAGTAATTGTAGATGAGGCCCACTCCTCCCAAACTGGGGAAAGTACCAAAAAGCTCAAATCTGTATTAAGTGTCACAAGCCTAGAAGCAGCAGAAGCGGAAGAAAGTAAGGAAGAAGAGGATTTAGAAGATCGTATTGTTGCTGAGGCGAAAAAACGCGGGAGAATTCCTAACCTAAGCTACTTTGCCTTCACTGCGACCCCCAAAGCCAAAACACTAGAGTTATTTGGCACAAAACAACCCGATGGTAGCTTTGCTCCCTTTAGCCTCTACTCCATGCGCCAAGCCATTGAGGAGGGTTTTATTTTAGATGTACTGGAAAACTATACTACCTATAACACATATTTTAATCTTCTCAAAACTATTGAAACCGATCCAAATTATGATCGGAAAAAAGCCGTATCCCTACTGCGAAACTTTGTCGAATTGCACCCACACACAATTAATCAGAAGGTGGCGATTATTATGGAGCATTTTCATGAGAAAGTTGCCCACCAAATTGATGGCAAAGCCAAAGCCATGATTGTTACCCGTTCCAGGCTACATGCAGTACGTTACAAGCAAGAATTAGATGAGTATATTCGCCAAAATGGCTATCCCTATCAGTCCCTAGTCGCTTTTACGGGAACAGTCAAGGATGGTGGAGAATTTACTGAGACCAATATGAACTCCAGGTCTTCGGGTATACATATTGCCGACAATGCAACCGCAGAAACCTTTAACCAACCTTCCTATCACTTTTTGGTAGTGGCTAATAAATTCCAGACTGGTTTTGATCAGCCACTACTAGTAGCAATGTATGTGGATAAGAAATTGAGTGGAGTAAACGCGGTGCAGACCCTTTCGCGCCTGAACCGAACACATCCCAATAAATTGGGAACAATCGTACTAGACTTTGCCAACGAAGCATCGGAGATAAAGAAGGCTTTTGAAGAGTATTACGATCGCACAATTCTAAGTGAGTCTACTGATCCCAACCAGCTTTATGACCTTCAGTCCCAACTTGGTGACTACGGTTTTTATGGACAAAAGGAGGTAGATTCTTTTGCCGAGATTTATTATGGAAAACAGGGGACACAGGATAAATTATACACTGTTTTAGCACCCGTAGTAGAGCAATATAAAGAAGCTACAGTAGAAGAGCAATTTAACTTTCGGGGTCAGCTTCAAGATTTCATCCGATTATATGCTTTTATATCCCAACTATTACCTATTCCAGACGGGGAGCTAGAAAAATTCTATGAATTTTTTCGCCACCTAATCCGTAAGCTACCTATTAAAACCCATACCCTTCCCCTGGAAGTGCAGACAAACATCGAATTAAAATCTTACCGCATCCAAAAGACCCATAAAGGCAAAATTGAACTAGAAAGAGGAGTGAGAGAAACAAGAGGTAATTATTCCATAGGAGCAAGTAAACCATCCACAGAGAACATAGAACCTCTTTCAAAAATCATTCAAGAAATCAATCAGCAATTTGGCACTGATTTCACTGACAATGAACGGGTATTTATTAAGCAATTAGAAGATAAACTAGACGAAAGTAATCCCTTGAAATTAAGCTTCAAAGTGAACACTCCTGAAAACATAAGACTTGTTTTCGATAACCTCACCAATGACCTGATGCAGGATATGATAGAAACTAATTTTAATTTCTATAAGCAGTTTAGTGATGATCGAGAATTCAAAAATCACCTTCTGGAACTTTTGTTCAAACGGTATGTAGAGCGAATAAACAGTTAA
- a CDS encoding restriction endonuclease subunit S, translating to MSEVEIKQERGWKRYPAYKDSGVEWLGEIPEGWEVRKVSHAFQKIGSGTTPSTNHYDYYEGNIPWVNTSELREKVITDTSAKLTNKALLDHSVLNLYPPGTLLIAMYGATIGRLGILGITACTNQACCALANPISINAKFAFYWLWMRRNELILLSSGGGQPNINQEKIRSIRIPAPPLTEQQAIARFLDRETAKIDTLIAKKERLIELLKEKRTALISHAVTKGLNPDAPMKDSGIEWLGKIPEGWKMIRLKYVAPVSSVKLTQKPDHLPYLGLEHIESKTGRLLLDTPVENVESTVSCFEKGDVLFGKLRPYLAKVFLAEFQGVSTTELLALKTSQEVNGKFLFYQLIAEGFINQVNSFTYGTKMPRVSPEQITSLFITLPPLSEQQAIAQFLDRETAKIDTLVTKTRISIDKLKEYRTALISAAVTGKIDIRENLTPSPN from the coding sequence ATGAGTGAGGTAGAGATTAAGCAGGAGAGAGGATGGAAGCGGTATCCAGCGTATAAGGATTCTGGGGTTGAGTGGTTGGGGGAAATTCCGGAGGGTTGGGAGGTGAGGAAAGTTAGTCATGCTTTCCAAAAAATAGGAAGTGGAACAACACCTTCTACTAATCATTATGACTATTACGAAGGTAACATTCCTTGGGTGAATACATCAGAGCTAAGAGAAAAGGTAATCACTGATACAAGTGCTAAGCTAACCAACAAGGCTTTACTAGATCATTCTGTTTTAAATTTATATCCTCCTGGAACCTTGCTCATAGCCATGTATGGGGCAACAATTGGGCGATTAGGTATCCTTGGGATAACTGCTTGTACTAATCAAGCCTGTTGTGCATTAGCTAATCCAATTTCGATAAATGCAAAATTTGCATTTTACTGGCTATGGATGAGGAGAAATGAATTGATACTCTTGTCTTCCGGAGGAGGACAACCAAACATAAATCAAGAGAAAATTCGCTCTATTCGTATTCCTGCTCCCCCCCTCACTGAACAACAAGCGATCGCCCGATTTTTAGATAGAGAAACTGCCAAAATCGACACCTTGATTGCCAAGAAGGAGCGATTAATCGAACTTCTCAAGGAGAAGCGCACCGCACTGATTAGCCATGCGGTCACTAAGGGACTAAATCCTGATGCTCCGATGAAGGATTCTGGGATTGAGTGGTTGGGAAAAATTCCGGAGGGTTGGAAAATGATACGATTGAAATATGTAGCGCCAGTCTCTTCGGTGAAGTTAACTCAAAAACCCGACCACCTACCTTACCTCGGACTTGAACACATTGAATCAAAAACGGGAAGACTTTTATTAGATACTCCTGTAGAGAATGTGGAAAGCACAGTTTCTTGTTTTGAAAAGGGTGACGTACTTTTCGGCAAGCTACGTCCCTACTTAGCAAAAGTATTTTTGGCTGAGTTTCAAGGGGTAAGTACTACTGAGTTATTGGCATTAAAAACGAGTCAAGAGGTCAATGGTAAGTTTCTTTTTTATCAACTAATCGCAGAAGGATTTATTAATCAGGTTAACTCTTTTACCTATGGGACTAAAATGCCTCGTGTTAGCCCAGAACAAATAACCAGTCTTTTCATCACCCTCCCCCCCCTCTCTGAACAACAAGCGATCGCCCAATTCCTAGATAGAGAAACTGCCAAAATCGACACCCTAGTCACCAAGACCCGCATCAGTATTGACAAACTCAAAGAATACCGAACAGCACTCATCTCAGCTGCTGTCACAGGTAAAATTGATATAAGAGAGAATCTAACTCCATCACCCAATTAA
- a CDS encoding type I restriction-modification system subunit M, producing MQNFGEKVNFIWSIADLIRDTFKRGKYQDVILPFTVLRRLDCVLQPTKVEVLEAYDHYKNKLDNLDSFLCKKSGFAFYNSAPYDFQKLLDDPKHLAANLKLYINSFSANMREVLEKFDFPNTIDKLEQSELLFLVTERFKNIDLHPDKVSNLEMGYIFEELIRKFNEALDENPGEHFTPREVIQLMVNLIFAQDKAQLSQEYINRTVCDPCCGSGGMLTIAKDRILELNSKAQVFLFGQEVNPETFAVCKSDLYMKSIDGKDAENIKFGSTLSHDQHSDRTFDYLLANPPYGKDWKRDKDAVEAEAQKPGGRFSAGTPRISDGQLLFLQHMLSRMKPVEQGGSRVAIVMNGSPLFTGDAGSGESEIRRWILENDWLEAIAALPEQLFYNTGIATYIWVLTNHKSPERKGKVQLINASEFWIPMRKSLGSKRREVSSQYIEEITRIFQSFESSEVSKIFDTQDFGYRKITVERPLRLNFQASPERIVKIKEQPGFISLAVSKKKSAEVKATEEQAGREQQRLILSMLYNLPDTLYKDRDQFEKVLKKAIKSQGLTIGAPVYKAILAALSERDDTGKVCEDKQGHPEADSELRDTENVPLKEDIREYFQREVAPHVPDAWISESVRDVKDGEIGKVGYEINFNRYFYKYEPPRALEEIEAEIKAIEGDILEMLREVAG from the coding sequence ATGCAAAATTTTGGAGAAAAGGTCAATTTCATTTGGAGTATCGCCGATCTTATCCGGGATACCTTTAAGCGTGGCAAATATCAAGATGTCATTCTTCCTTTTACCGTGTTGCGCCGCCTAGACTGCGTACTTCAACCAACCAAAGTGGAGGTCTTAGAAGCCTACGACCATTACAAAAACAAACTAGATAACCTGGACTCCTTCCTGTGCAAGAAATCGGGCTTTGCTTTCTACAACAGCGCCCCCTACGACTTTCAGAAGCTGCTGGATGATCCCAAGCACCTTGCTGCTAATTTGAAACTATACATTAACAGCTTTAGTGCCAATATGCGCGAAGTGTTGGAGAAATTTGACTTTCCCAACACCATTGATAAGCTGGAACAGTCGGAGCTGCTATTTTTGGTTACTGAGCGGTTTAAGAATATAGACCTACATCCGGACAAAGTTTCTAATCTGGAGATGGGATATATATTTGAGGAGCTAATCCGTAAATTCAATGAGGCCCTGGATGAAAATCCGGGAGAACACTTCACACCGAGGGAGGTTATCCAGTTGATGGTCAACCTCATCTTCGCTCAGGATAAAGCCCAATTGAGCCAGGAATACATTAACCGCACAGTTTGCGATCCTTGCTGCGGTTCAGGAGGAATGCTGACTATTGCCAAAGATCGCATCCTCGAACTCAATTCCAAAGCTCAAGTATTTCTTTTTGGACAGGAAGTGAATCCGGAAACCTTTGCGGTGTGCAAATCCGATCTGTATATGAAGAGCATAGATGGCAAAGATGCTGAAAATATTAAATTTGGCAGTACTCTTTCCCATGATCAGCACAGCGACAGAACCTTTGACTATCTCCTGGCCAATCCACCCTACGGAAAAGATTGGAAGCGGGACAAAGATGCAGTGGAAGCGGAAGCGCAAAAACCAGGTGGTCGTTTTTCAGCAGGAACACCACGCATAAGTGATGGTCAACTCCTATTTTTGCAGCACATGCTCTCACGTATGAAACCGGTTGAGCAGGGTGGAAGTCGCGTGGCCATAGTGATGAATGGTTCGCCATTGTTTACCGGAGATGCGGGAAGTGGCGAGAGCGAGATTCGGCGGTGGATTTTGGAGAATGACTGGTTAGAAGCGATCGCAGCTTTGCCCGAGCAGCTTTTTTATAACACGGGTATTGCCACATACATCTGGGTTCTAACCAACCACAAGTCTCCTGAGAGAAAAGGGAAGGTGCAACTCATTAACGCCTCTGAGTTTTGGATACCGATGCGGAAGAGTTTAGGGAGTAAGCGACGGGAGGTCAGTTCCCAGTATATTGAGGAGATAACCAGAATTTTCCAGAGTTTTGAGTCTTCAGAAGTCAGCAAGATTTTTGACACTCAAGATTTTGGTTATCGTAAAATTACTGTTGAGCGTCCCCTGCGATTAAACTTTCAGGCATCACCGGAGCGCATAGTAAAGATTAAGGAGCAACCTGGATTTATTAGTTTGGCGGTAAGCAAGAAAAAGAGCGCCGAGGTAAAGGCAACTGAGGAACAGGCTGGCAGGGAGCAGCAGAGGCTAATTTTGTCCATGCTTTATAACTTACCAGATACATTATATAAAGATCGTGACCAATTTGAGAAGGTGTTAAAGAAAGCGATAAAGTCCCAAGGATTAACGATAGGAGCGCCGGTTTACAAGGCAATTCTTGCTGCACTTTCTGAGCGAGACGACACCGGGAAGGTTTGTGAGGATAAGCAGGGACATCCTGAAGCTGATTCTGAGTTAAGAGATACTGAGAATGTGCCACTCAAGGAGGATATTAGGGAGTATTTTCAGCGGGAAGTGGCCCCCCATGTACCTGATGCTTGGATTAGCGAGAGCGTGCGGGATGTTAAGGATGGAGAGATTGGCAAGGTGGGCTATGAAATTAATTTCAACCGGTATTTTTATAAGTATGAGCCCCCACGGGCGTTAGAGGAGATTGAAGCGGAAATTAAGGCAATTGAAGGGGATATACTGGAAATGTTGCGGGAGGTAGCAGGATGA
- a CDS encoding Uma2 family endonuclease, translating to MNPVPPLTVPQSSTTTQNVTTSLPEEPLDLPDHTQLPDSNDDFVKNFQEHPQSIILTTSIEPLLKKIHPNGDYCIGQDSGIYWRFTEPPEKGVEAPDWFYVPGVPSRLNGQLRRSYVLWKEKVPPFIVIEFASKNGKEEKDSSPPPEGDEIDPETGKLKKAGKFWVYEQAVKIPYYAIFNGFKGTLEVYHLERKRYKEIKANRRGHYAIPEMGIELGILYDNQKPPTQWLRWWDNKGNLLLTGNELAEQAEAIAIRERLAKEQAETIASQERLAREQAETIASQERQQKEKLAAYLRSLGIDPEKI from the coding sequence ATGAACCCCGTACCCCCTCTTACCGTGCCCCAATCTTCAACCACCACCCAAAATGTAACCACTTCCCTCCCTGAGGAACCCCTGGACCTACCAGACCATACCCAGTTACCGGACTCCAATGACGATTTTGTGAAAAATTTCCAAGAACACCCGCAAAGCATAATATTAACCACATCAATTGAACCATTACTGAAAAAAATCCATCCCAACGGAGACTATTGTATAGGACAGGATAGTGGCATATATTGGCGATTCACAGAACCTCCAGAAAAAGGGGTAGAAGCACCAGACTGGTTCTATGTTCCCGGAGTACCATCCAGGCTAAATGGGCAATTGAGAAGGTCATATGTGCTATGGAAGGAAAAAGTACCTCCCTTCATAGTGATAGAATTTGCGTCTAAAAATGGAAAGGAGGAAAAAGACAGTTCCCCTCCACCAGAAGGGGATGAAATAGATCCAGAAACCGGGAAACTAAAAAAAGCGGGGAAGTTTTGGGTGTACGAACAAGCGGTAAAAATACCATATTATGCCATATTTAATGGTTTTAAGGGTACACTAGAGGTATATCATTTAGAGAGAAAAAGATACAAAGAAATAAAGGCGAATAGGCGAGGACACTATGCCATACCGGAGATGGGTATAGAATTGGGAATACTGTATGACAACCAGAAACCACCCACACAGTGGTTAAGATGGTGGGATAATAAGGGGAATCTCTTATTGACAGGAAATGAGCTTGCGGAACAAGCGGAAGCGATCGCTATTCGTGAGCGTCTGGCTAAAGAGCAAGCAGAAACTATCGCATCTCAGGAGCGTCTGGCTAGAGAGCAAGCAGAAACTATCGCATCTCAGGAGCGCCAACAAAAAGAAAAACTAGCTGCTTATCTACGTTCTCTTGGGATTGACCCGGAGAAAATATAA
- a CDS encoding Uma2 family endonuclease yields MSQPSTQNVTPPREPFNLPDHTQLPDSDDNFVKNFQEHPQSIILTTSIEPLLKKIHPNGDYCIGQDSGIYWRFTEPPEKGVEAPDWFYVPGVPSRLNGQLRRSYVLWKEKVPPFIVIEFASKNGKEEKDSSPPPEGDEIDPETGKLKKAGKFWVYEQAVKIPYYAIFNGFKGTLEVYHLERKRYKEIKANRRGHYAIPEMGIELGILYDNQKPPTPWLRWWDNKGDLLLTGNERAEQAEVIAIRERLAKEQEREAKERAEAIASQEREAKEQERQQKEKLAAYLRSLGIDPKKI; encoded by the coding sequence GTGTCCCAACCTTCAACCCAAAATGTAACTCCCCCTAGGGAACCTTTCAACCTACCAGACCATACCCAGTTACCAGACTCTGATGACAATTTTGTGAAAAATTTCCAAGAACACCCGCAAAGCATAATATTAACCACATCAATTGAACCATTACTGAAAAAAATCCATCCCAATGGAGACTATTGTATAGGACAGGATAGTGGCATATATTGGCGATTCACAGAACCTCCAGAAAAAGGGGTAGAAGCACCAGACTGGTTCTATGTTCCCGGAGTGCCATCCAGACTAAATGGGCAATTGAGAAGGTCTTATGTGCTATGGAAGGAAAAAGTACCTCCCTTCATAGTGATAGAATTTGCGTCTAAAAATGGAAAGGAGGAAAAAGACAGTTCTCCTCCACCAGAAGGGGATGAAATAGATCCAGAAACCGGGAAACTAAAAAAAGCGGGGAAGTTTTGGGTGTACGAACAAGCGGTAAAAATACCATATTATGCCATATTTAATGGTTTTAAGGGTACACTAGAGGTATATCATTTAGAGAGAAAAAGATACAAAGAAATAAAGGCGAATAGGCGAGGACACTATGCCATACCGGAGATGGGCATAGAATTGGGAATACTGTATGACAACCAGAAACCACCCACACCGTGGTTAAGATGGTGGGATAATAAGGGGGACTTGTTATTGACAGGAAATGAGCGTGCAGAACAAGCGGAAGTTATCGCTATTCGTGAGCGTCTAGCTAAAGAACAGGAACGAGAAGCTAAAGAGCGAGCAGAAGCGATCGCGTCTCAGGAACGAGAAGCTAAAGAACAGGAGCGCCAACAAAAAGAAAAACTAGCTGCTTATCTACGTTCCCTTGGGATTGACCCGAAGAAAATATAA